One window from the genome of Williamwhitmania sp. encodes:
- a CDS encoding acyltransferase, which translates to MEKAYFAHETAVIDSGCIIGAGTKIWHFSHIMPGCVIGKGCNIGQNVVISPEVILGNNVKVQNNVSIYTGVVCEDDVFLGPSMVFTNVINPRSAVNRRDQYLKTIVGKGASIGANATIVCGHNIGQFAFIGAGAVVTREVKPYALVVGNPARQAGWMSEYGHKLTFNSDGIAVCPESGHWYRLASEHVEKIE; encoded by the coding sequence ATGGAAAAGGCATACTTTGCTCACGAAACAGCCGTTATCGATAGCGGGTGCATAATTGGTGCAGGAACAAAAATTTGGCACTTTAGCCATATTATGCCGGGATGTGTTATCGGCAAGGGGTGTAATATTGGCCAGAACGTGGTTATTTCCCCGGAGGTGATTCTGGGCAATAATGTAAAGGTGCAGAACAACGTCTCCATATACACGGGCGTGGTTTGTGAGGATGACGTGTTTTTAGGACCTTCAATGGTTTTTACCAACGTGATAAATCCGCGAAGCGCAGTTAATCGCCGTGACCAGTATTTAAAGACCATTGTTGGAAAGGGAGCCTCCATTGGCGCCAACGCAACCATCGTATGTGGACATAATATTGGCCAGTTTGCGTTTATAGGAGCAGGCGCTGTGGTAACGAGGGAGGTTAAGCCCTACGCCTTGGTGGTTGGCAACCCTGCCCGGCAGGCTGGATGGATGAGCGAGTATGGCCATAAGCTTACCTTTAATAGCGATGGTATTGCCGTATGTCCAG